The segment TTCTTCGTGCGCTGCTGCAATTTTTGCCAGCTCCCAGGCTTTGTTCATCCAGTCTAGGTCGATATCGTCACTCTCTTCTGGAAACATCTTACTCCCACTCGAGATTATAAATAGCCCGACAAAGTCCATTACTAGCGCGGGTTTCCCAGTGGCCGATGGTGCGCGCCAGATGGGTAAGCTCGGCGCTGGTGGGCGCCTTGACCCAGCGGAACCGGGTGCTTCCATCGGAATGGTCAGTGTACACACCATCGAGGAACAACATATGGAAATGGATATTCAGATTGAGTGCCGAGCCAAACCGCTGGATGAGGGTGACCGCCCCGGTCCGGGCTGTCTTTTTTGTCAAGCCCGCTTTCTTGATCAGATGGGTGGCAATCACACGGTAGACAATGCCGAGCACCCCGCCCGTGACGGCCGGGTGGATTACCAGGGTGCCCGACTGTTGCTGAGGCACAGATCTACCAGGTCGTCGAGGCGCGCGGTCCCGGCACACATCACGGTATCCGCGCCACCCCAGTAAATCTTTACGCCGCCGTCGTCATCCGCGACTGCACCGCAGGTAAAAACGACGTTGTGTACATAGCCCGTGATCTCCCAGGGATCCTCTGGGGCTAGCACCCATTCATCCGAAACGCCGATAATCTTCGCCGGATTGGCAAGATCGTGCAGCGCCACGCCGAGACGATAGACTGCCCCGTCCATGGTCTCGAATACCCCGTGGTAGATGCTGAGCCAGCCGCGTTCGGTGCGGATCGGTGTCGCACCGGGACCGATCTTCGACTCGTCCCAGTGATACGGCACCGGCTTCATCACCACCTCGGAATCGCCCCAGTGCACCAGGTCCGGCGACCATGACAGCCACACGGACCAGGGGCTGATCTCCGAATGCGGTCGGTCCAGGCGGGCGTAGCGGCCGTTGAACCGCTGCGGAAAGATAACGACATTGCGCATGTCCGCCTGGGTGATCAACGCCACGCGCTCAATGGATCGGAAATCACAGGTCCTGGCCAGCCCGATACGCACACCGTGGCGCGAATAGGCGCTGTAGGTAATCAGGTATTCCCCGTCTATACACGAGATTCTGGGGTCCTCCACCCCAAAAGCCTCGTATTCACCAAAGGCGCCATCTGTCGACGGCACCAGGAACGGCTCCGGGCCGACCGTAAATTTGAAGCCGTCCTCACTCTCGGCGATGCCGATGATCGACCGGCCGCTACGCAGGTGGGATCGAAACAGCATGATGGTGCGGCCGTCGTATTGTGTCATGCCGGCGTTGTGCACGGTCTCCACCGGGTAGGGGATGTCGTCCCGCGTAAGGATCGGGTTGTCCGGACAGCGTTCGATGATTGGCGGTGGTTTAGCTGCGGTCATAGTCATCCTCCAGCCGGATAATATCGTCTTCCCCGAAATAATCTCCCATCTGCACCTCGACCAGAACCAGCGGGATATCACCGGGGTTCGTGATCCTGTGCACTGCACCCTTTGGGACATCCACGGACTGCCCCGGCCTGAGCGGGATTTCCTGATCCCCCACGGTGACCAGCGCTTCGCCACTGACCACGGTCCAGTGCTCGGCCCGGCGCCGGTGCTTCTGCAGGCTCAGCCGCTGGCCCGGTTGGACGATGATCTCCTTGATTTTGTGATCATCCCGCTCGAGCAGGTTTTCATAGTGTCCCCACGGCCGATAGTTCTCCCGCTGGTCGAGGATGCTCTGGTAGACCTCCAGGTAGGCGCGTGCCATGTGCCGGCTGGTAAAGCGCTGTTCCACCTCGTCCCGGCAGGCGCGCCGGTCGAGCGAATCAATCCTGTCCACCGCCTGTACCGCGGCGTTCACATCGGCCACGATGAATCCCGTCTGGCCGTCGCGAATGAGTTCCGGCATTGAGCCCCGCCCATAGGCGATCACCGGCGTGCCACAGGCCATGGACTCGACCACGCTCAACCCGAACGGTTCGTCGAAGTGAATCAGGTGCAACAACCCCAGCGCACCGCCCAGAAGTTCCTGTCTCTTCTCCGGCCCGACGGAGCCAACATATTCCACCATGGATCCATCGATGTGCGGCTCGACCTGTTCCTGGAAGTATGCCTCGTCCTGCACGATCCCGGCAATCACCAGCCGTAGTCCGGCCCTGCGCGCCACCTCAATGGCATCGTGGACACCCTTATGGTGGTGGATACGCCCGAAGAACAACAGGTAGTCTCCCGCGTCTTCGCGGTAGGGGAATTGTGCGAGATCGATGCCATGATGGATGGTTGCGGCGTAATCGAGTTCACAGCTCCTGTCGGCCTCACTAATGGCCACATAATAGGTGCTGTCATTGTACTTTTTATAAACGGGCAAAATCGACGGCGAAGAGAATCCATGGATCGTCGTGACCAGCGGTGTAGGGGTAAAACCGCTGTAACTGAGCGGCAGAAAATCGAACTGGTTGTGGATGAGGTCGAACTCATCCGCCCGCCTGAACACCTCGGCGATATGCAGGCATTCCCAGACCTTGGGATCAATCGAGGGGTCTTCTGAGTAAGGGCGTTCACAAACCCAGGAAAGTTTACCACGGGTAATGGAATCCCCGGTCGCAAACAGTGTCACATCGACACCCATCGCCACCAGCTGTTCTGTCAGGAGGCTGACCACATTTTCCCACGGCCCGTAATGGCGTGGGGGTGTGCGCCAGGACAAGGGACTCAACATCGCAATCTTCATAAAAGAGGCCTGCGTGAACACCTGCGCGCGATCCACGCGCCAGCGGGGTGTTGTTATGATCAGGAACAAATCTGATAGCACAGTAACACGATTTGCCTGACGGGCTACAATAACAAAACACCTGACAAAACGAAACCACCGCCCATTCAGATAAGGCTTGGACAGGGTGGAAATTTTACCCTTGCTGCCGCTAAAGATAGTATAGTGTGTTGAAACAAAAATAGTCTAATCTATTGCCAATTCAACTATAATCCGATATAGCCTGCCACGCAGACCGAACCAGGCGCAGAGGGCTTGTACCACGTGGAAGCAATGAAAATGGAAAGCAGACCTGACCCCACCACTCCACTCGCGCGGCGCAAGTCGATCGTGATGAAGGCGAAGATCAGTCGCGTCATTACCCGGCCGTATCTGCCGTCCGGTGAAGAACGCATCCAAAAAGTTATCCAGCGGGTGTTGAGCCTGGACGAGAATGAGGCGGATACGGTGCTGGAAACCCTCTTGCAGGATTTTTCCCACCGCCACCGCTACTTCAGGGAGACCCTGGAGCAAAATTTTGCACGGGTAGCTGACTTTTTGCCGGATATCGATCAGGTATCGAAGCAACGGCGGCTTCTGATCGGCGCGTACTTTACCGCGGAATACTCAGTGGAGGCGGCGGCGTTGTTCAATCCCTCAATCGTTCAGGTTCCGAACCAGGAGGCGGATCCTGAAGGCACCTGCCGGTTTGTTATGAGCTTCCGTGCCACTGGTGAAGGCCACATCTCCTCCATCGAGTTTCGCAGCGGGGTTATCGATACCAACAACGATATCTACTTCGATGGCCTGAGCGACTACGTAGCAACCCCGGAAATCCACCCCAACCCAAGCTATGACCGGCACCTGTTTCGGCTGAAACTCCAGGAGATGGGGGCGAATAATGCGGTAACGCACCAGCTTCTAAACAGGCTGCCGGACAATTTCACCTTCAACGATCTGCAGGGAAAGATCGCCGAACTCCAGAACAACGGCCAGTTTCCGCCACAGGAGCAGACGGATGCCATTGACATGGCAATGTGGCTGGCGCAATCCAATTACCAGATTTTGTTTCGCAAGGAACACGCAATTTCCGAGCGGGTGATCTTTCCCGTGTCGGAATCCGAGCGCAAGGGGATCGAGGATGCCCGCTTTGTACGTTTCGTCGACGACGACGGCACGGCGGTCTACTACGCCACCTATACCGCGTACAACGGAGAGACGATCCTGCCGCAACTCATCGAGACCCGCGATTTCCTCTCCTTCAAGCACATTACGCTGAATGGAGCCCAGGTACAGGGCAAGGGCATGGCCCTGTTCCCGAGAAAGATTGGGGGCAACTACGTGATGCTGTCGCGCCAGGATGGTGAGAACAATACCATCATGTTCTCGGACAACCTGCACTTCTGGCAGCAGGCCCAGATTCTTCAGGAGCCTGAGTTCCCCTATGAATTCATACAGATGGGCAACAGCGGCTCACCCATCGAGATGCCCGAAGGCTGGCTGGTCGTGACCCACGGGGTGGGTCCGATGCGGACCTACAGCCTCGGCATCGAGTTGCTCGACCTGGACGACCCGACCCGGATCATCAACCGGATTGAGGAGCCGATCCTGGTGCCGAATGCGTATGAGCGGGAGGGGTATGTCCCGAACGTGGTTTACAGTTGTGGCGCACTCATCCACCAGGACGAATTGATCATCCCCTACGCCTCGGGCGACCAGCGCTGCGGCATAGCAACCCTGCAGCTACCACAGCTGATGGCCAGGCTGACAGCACGGTAGGGAATGGTAGTCGTCGCTATTCCGACGATACTTTCTGAACATCAAGCCGGGTGGGCTCTTCCTCCGGTGTAACCCGATCCCAGCTGCGGTGGTTATAGACGGCGAGCAGCGCCATGAGCCAGCAAAGCGTGGACTCTGCGCCCTGATTTTCATTCGCGCCCTGCGCTTCCAGCCCGTCCCGGCAGCCGCCGGTCGCATAATCGCAGAGCGGAACCCCCAGATCGTTCTCGCCTTGGTACCAGTTGAGACAACGGTAGGCATAGGTAATCCATTCCTCATCCCGCGTGCAGTTGAATGCCTCGATACAGGCGTCCACCATCGCGGCCGCCTCGATGGGTTGTTGATCGAATCGCGCTTTTTCGCCGCCTCTGGGAAACCAGCCGTGATTGCCGATAGCGACAAAGTGCCGGCCCTTCTCATCGGTCTGAACCTGCTTCAACCAGTCGAGAGAGCGCAACCCCATCTCCAGCATCTCGCTGTCGGGAAGCCACTGCCCAGACAGCAGTAAAGCCTGTGGCAACCGGGCATTGTCGTAGGTCAGGATGTTGTCACACCAGGGCCAGTCTTCGCTGGCGCACCCCAAGGGCACTTCCTGCGGGGCGAAATCCCTGAACCGCTGCATCAGTCGTTCCGAGAGTATCTTGCGCATCATTTTCGCGCGGCTGTCCCCGCTGTAGCGGCCCAGATAGGCATGAATACCGATAATGGCGAAGGCAATCGCCCGTGGGTGGGTGAAATGTTCGGTGGCGTCCAGTGCACGATGGAACAGGTCGACCGAAAAACCCACCTGCCCCTTATCCCGCCCCAATGCCACTGCGACGCCCAGCCCCCACACCGCACGACCGTGGGAGTCCTCCGAACCTGTTCCCTCTAGCCAGTAGCGATCATAGGACATAAAGTTGCGGAAGCGGCCGGTCTGGTCATTGAAGGCGTGACCCAGAAAACTCAGATAAGTGGCGGCAAGGCCGCTTTGTGCTGAATCCAGAGGCTGGAGGTCCTGTAGCGTGACCGCGACGATCAACGCGCGGGCATTATCGTCCACGCAATAGCCGTGTGTCCGGTCTGCAACCGTGTACTTGGCGTGTTGCAACATACCCGTGTCATCGGTCATCCGGCGTAAATAGTCCAGCTTGATCTCCGGTAGCCGTTGCTGGCGTAGTCCGAGGGTCTCCAGCCCGCGCCTGGGTACGTTCTTCCTCAATCGCTGTCGTTTGGCTTCTGCAAAGGTGTCGAGATAGCGGCGGCCTACATCACTCCAGACCATTTTGCGACCGTATTGATAGGCCCTCTCCTGGATGGCGCGGCACTCATCGGGATGATCCAGGAGGTCGATGACTTCCCGCGCCAGAGCGGCCTGATCCCGGAATGGAACCAGCCTGCCCCGATCATCAGCGAGCAACTCCTGAGCGTGCCAGAAGGGTGTGGATATCACCGCTTTGCCCATCCCAAGCGCATAGGCAAGCGTGCCGGAAATAATCTGCGCCTCATTCAGGTACGGAGTGACATAAATATCTGCCACACCGATAAACTCCAGCAGATCTTCGTCGGCAACGAAACGATCATGAAAAACAATGTGCTCCGAAACGCCGAGTTCTTTTGCACGCCTGTGAAGGCTGTTTCTGTAATCCTCCCCATCTTCCATCTTAAGGTGCGGATGGGTGGCGCCTACCACCATATAGATGACCTGCGGGTGGGCCTTCACGATCTCCGGCAAGGCATCTATGACCACCTCAATGCCCTTGCCCGGCGAAAGCAGGCCGAAGGTCAGGATGACTTTCTTTCCGGATACGCCGAACTTGTCCTTGTAGGCATCGGATTTGACAAACGGCACGTCAGGGATGCCATGATGTATAAGGACAATCTTCTCCTCCGGCACCTGGTAGATATCGCGCAGGAATTCGACTGAGCGTTCACTCATCACCACCAGCCGGTCTGAGAACTCGGCAAGTTGCATCATGATGTGCCGGTCCTGAAGGTTCGGATCCTTCAGGATTGTGTGCAGAGTCGTCACAACCGGCATATTGAGATTACGCAGCAGCTCGATAATAAAGCTGCCCCGCTTGCCACCAAAAATACCGTATTCATGCTGGAGACAGATCACATCCACCTGGTTAAGGTTGCATAAGTCGGCCGCCAGGCTGTATTCGTTCAGTTGAGACTGGTTGATCTCGAAGCGCACCTGAGACGGGTAGGAATAGCCTGTTGGCCGGTCGTTCATTGCGACCGCCCAACAGGCTTTGTCCGGTGCATTCAGCGCGATGGATTCAAGCAGGTGGGTGGTGAACGTGGCGATACCACACTGCCGGGGGAGGTGGTTGCCGATGAGGACGATCGACTTGAGAGCCTCCCATTCTGGTCTTGAGCCTGTCGTGCCGAAGTTATCCATAGACGCCTTTTTTTTGCCGGTATTGTTGTGCCGGTGGGTGAATGATTCGATGTTGATACTCCAGTAGTCGAATGCCGCCAGATTGAGAAGCGTACTGCCACTCGTCAGCTGCCCCTATCTTACATGAATTCAAGGTGATTGGTCGGCTGGACGCCAGGCACCGCAAAACCAGACCACACGTTTTTAAGGTACGTGATATTTTTAACGCCGATGGGCGGTTACACACCTGCCTTTTTCACGTACGGTATTTTTTTAGAGACACCCTCATCTCGTTGGCGATGTGCTCGAAAGCCTCATACAATAAGTTAAAAGCCCCCTACTACAACTTACATCATAATTCCATTATTCCTGACACATTAGGGTGCCTATCAACACGATAGCCTGATTCAACCACGAACTGTGTCCCAAACATCTTTAAGTTTTCAACTAAATTTTTGCAATATTGAAACCCCGTCTGAGCATCCATTCTTTCCTGGTGTAGGCTTTTTTGCAGCTCGGTTTCAGATAAATTATCTGCCAGACAGGTCACACTCGTCGGTTTTTTGTTATAAACGTGCGTGTTTAGATCGCTCTCGGCTCGATGCCCCTGAGCATAATAATCCACAACCATCTGTATGGCTAAAAATTGGACTTGCGGTTTTTCACTACCCAGCATCAAGAGATCAAAAAATATTTTTGGTAAGTTGAGATCACCCTGACCCATTTGAACTCCCAGCTGTGCCCAATATTTGTCGCTCCTGGCTATGAGGACATCCTTGCAATGCGCACCGCGAATATATTCCTGTAAAACCATTATATCGTCTAACGGCTCTCGGCCAGCTGTAACGGGATTGCCAAAGTCAAACAAAATACCAAGACTGGGATTATTGACGGCCTTAACAATTTCCAGCATTTCAGGACCTGTTAAGAATTCGTGTTGCTCCAGAAGAAGTTCAATACCCCATTTTTCCACCAATTCAGCGGCGTAACAAAGATCTTTAATCGCTTGCTCGACAATTTCAGAAAAAGTGCCACCCAATCTGATGTAGCAACGAATAACCGGAACGCCCATGGCACGGGCAACGCGAACCGCTTCTTCAATTTCGCTTTTATCCGTGGAACTAATATCTATCTGTAAGTCGAGCCTGCGCTCTTTTTTCTGGTATGCAAGATCACGCAGATATTCGTCCGATTCACCTGTCAAGCAAATACAAGGATCGCCTTTGGCTACATGGAGTTGCGCGCCCGCAAATCCCCACTTTCGCGCATAGGCTAAAAATTCATCGATGGTCAGCTGGTCATGCTTGAAATTAAGCTCCAGACTATAACGGTTTAAATACCAAATAATATCATCAACCCGAGTGACAATTATTTTTGCCAAATTTTGATCCAGTATTGGAATTGGAATTCCAGCTACAGGGCCTCCCGATGGGTTAAGGAATTCCTGGAATTGTTGATTTGCGATCACGCTAGAAGGGGTAAATGTTGATTCATTTATTTTGCCAAACTTGTTAAAATTATTCATTTTTAGTCCTGTAATGATTGCCATCTACAACGTAGGCGTTCTACCTGGCGTGGTTAGCCTTGCTCTACGAGATTTTAACTATTTAAGGGAATTCTAAATATGAAATGTGTCAGTTTGACTACATTGAAATGATTAGAGCGAGAATACGTCTGTTCGTTGGAGCAACATAACGGGTTAATCCAAGTTCCCCTAGATCGTGGGACTCATCAAAAAGAGGTTATGGCGTCACTTTTCTCTGGTTGAAAAATTGTTAAATTATTCGTAACTATTCGATCTAATCAACCTGAATTCGGGATAAGAAAAACCGGTTTCATTACCGGGGCATTAAGCATTCTCTCATACGTAAACACTTAATTTTGTTCTTACCGTCTTTTATTCGGGAGTCTGAACGGCTTAATTTCTTATCCCGAATTCAGGTTAATCAAAGATATCGACACTGACTTTAGATCGGGTTACGAAGAAACTCAAGAGTCCCGAATTCTTACCCGGACGTGATGCGGAAAACGTCCATTCTATCAAGGTCTTGTCTTTGAGCAATGAATTTCGCAAAGCTATGGCTGTGAGAGTTCGCCAAGAGAAATTCTACGAATATCTCGTTCGGTAATACTTCCAGAAGTGATTACCTGGGGTTTGATGACATGGTGATTGGCGATCCAGGGCAAATAAGCCCGGTGCCCGAACCCGCCACCCTCGCACTATTCGGCATCGGTCTTGCTGGTCTGGGATTTGCCCGAAAGAAAAGAAAATCTGCATAACTTCAACTTAACCCGCTTCGGCGGGTTTTTTATTGTCTGATTATCTGGTGTGGTAAGTGCCCGGTTGTGGCCGATAAAAGGCCTTCTCTGAGAGTATAGAAGATATAGAGAGTATAGGAAGAATAAACACCCTTTTTGACCAAGTCCAGCGGCCGTTCACAGCCTATGCCCTGCGCGGTAGCCGTTCGACGCCGAGGAACCCGGCCTGAATTCCGCTTCCAGCGCCAACAATCGAGGATCTTCTGGATCACCACCGGATCTTCGATGCAGGCGAGAGCCTGCCTCGCGAGCGTAGCGAGTGCTTTGGGCATGACTTTGACTGGCCACCGCATTCACGACACGTCTCGATGTCGATGCCGAAAACCCGCTTCAGGCGCTGCGCCCAGGTTAATGCCAGGGTGGCATGTATCACTCCCACTCGATTGTAAACGAGCCGGGAAAAGCCAGTATTGGTGCGGGTTTCAGTGTGGTCATAAGTATCAATACCATGAAAAATACCATGAT is part of the bacterium BMS3Abin11 genome and harbors:
- a CDS encoding beta-1,4-mannooligosaccharide phosphorylase; the protein is MTAAKPPPIIERCPDNPILTRDDIPYPVETVHNAGMTQYDGRTIMLFRSHLRSGRSIIGIAESEDGFKFTVGPEPFLVPSTDGAFGEYEAFGVEDPRISCIDGEYLITYSAYSRHGVRIGLARTCDFRSIERVALITQADMRNVVIFPQRFNGRYARLDRPHSEISPWSVWLSWSPDLVHWGDSEVVMKPVPYHWDESKIGPGATPIRTERGWLSIYHGVFETMDGAVYRLGVALHDLANPAKIIGVSDEWVLAPEDPWEITGYVHNVVFTCGAVADDDGGVKIYWGGADTVMCAGTARLDDLVDLCLSNSRAPW
- the algA_1 gene encoding alginate biosynthesis protein AlgA; this encodes MKIAMLSPLSWRTPPRHYGPWENVVSLLTEQLVAMGVDVTLFATGDSITRGKLSWVCERPYSEDPSIDPKVWECLHIAEVFRRADEFDLIHNQFDFLPLSYSGFTPTPLVTTIHGFSSPSILPVYKKYNDSTYYVAISEADRSCELDYAATIHHGIDLAQFPYREDAGDYLLFFGRIHHHKGVHDAIEVARRAGLRLVIAGIVQDEAYFQEQVEPHIDGSMVEYVGSVGPEKRQELLGGALGLLHLIHFDEPFGLSVVESMACGTPVIAYGRGSMPELIRDGQTGFIVADVNAAVQAVDRIDSLDRRACRDEVEQRFTSRHMARAYLEVYQSILDQRENYRPWGHYENLLERDDHKIKEIIVQPGQRLSLQKHRRRAEHWTVVSGEALVTVGDQEIPLRPGQSVDVPKGAVHRITNPGDIPLVLVEVQMGDYFGEDDIIRLEDDYDRS
- a CDS encoding beta-1,4-mannooligosaccharide phosphorylase; this encodes MESRPDPTTPLARRKSIVMKAKISRVITRPYLPSGEERIQKVIQRVLSLDENEADTVLETLLQDFSHRHRYFRETLEQNFARVADFLPDIDQVSKQRRLLIGAYFTAEYSVEAAALFNPSIVQVPNQEADPEGTCRFVMSFRATGEGHISSIEFRSGVIDTNNDIYFDGLSDYVATPEIHPNPSYDRHLFRLKLQEMGANNAVTHQLLNRLPDNFTFNDLQGKIAELQNNGQFPPQEQTDAIDMAMWLAQSNYQILFRKEHAISERVIFPVSESERKGIEDARFVRFVDDDGTAVYYATYTAYNGETILPQLIETRDFLSFKHITLNGAQVQGKGMALFPRKIGGNYVMLSRQDGENNTIMFSDNLHFWQQAQILQEPEFPYEFIQMGNSGSPIEMPEGWLVVTHGVGPMRTYSLGIELLDLDDPTRIINRIEEPILVPNAYEREGYVPNVVYSCGALIHQDELIIPYASGDQRCGIATLQLPQLMARLTAR
- the pimB_1 gene encoding GDP-mannose-dependent alpha-(1-6)-phosphatidylinositol monomannoside mannosyltransferase codes for the protein MDNFGTTGSRPEWEALKSIVLIGNHLPRQCGIATFTTHLLESIALNAPDKACWAVAMNDRPTGYSYPSQVRFEINQSQLNEYSLAADLCNLNQVDVICLQHEYGIFGGKRGSFIIELLRNLNMPVVTTLHTILKDPNLQDRHIMMQLAEFSDRLVVMSERSVEFLRDIYQVPEEKIVLIHHGIPDVPFVKSDAYKDKFGVSGKKVILTFGLLSPGKGIEVVIDALPEIVKAHPQVIYMVVGATHPHLKMEDGEDYRNSLHRRAKELGVSEHIVFHDRFVADEDLLEFIGVADIYVTPYLNEAQIISGTLAYALGMGKAVISTPFWHAQELLADDRGRLVPFRDQAALAREVIDLLDHPDECRAIQERAYQYGRKMVWSDVGRRYLDTFAEAKRQRLRKNVPRRGLETLGLRQQRLPEIKLDYLRRMTDDTGMLQHAKYTVADRTHGYCVDDNARALIVAVTLQDLQPLDSAQSGLAATYLSFLGHAFNDQTGRFRNFMSYDRYWLEGTGSEDSHGRAVWGLGVAVALGRDKGQVGFSVDLFHRALDATEHFTHPRAIAFAIIGIHAYLGRYSGDSRAKMMRKILSERLMQRFRDFAPQEVPLGCASEDWPWCDNILTYDNARLPQALLLSGQWLPDSEMLEMGLRSLDWLKQVQTDEKGRHFVAIGNHGWFPRGGEKARFDQQPIEAAAMVDACIEAFNCTRDEEWITYAYRCLNWYQGENDLGVPLCDYATGGCRDGLEAQGANENQGAESTLCWLMALLAVYNHRSWDRVTPEEEPTRLDVQKVSSE
- a CDS encoding xylose isomerase-like TIM barrel, which produces MNNFNKFGKINESTFTPSSVIANQQFQEFLNPSGGPVAGIPIPILDQNLAKIIVTRVDDIIWYLNRYSLELNFKHDQLTIDEFLAYARKWGFAGAQLHVAKGDPCICLTGESDEYLRDLAYQKKERRLDLQIDISSTDKSEIEEAVRVARAMGVPVIRCYIRLGGTFSEIVEQAIKDLCYAAELVEKWGIELLLEQHEFLTGPEMLEIVKAVNNPSLGILFDFGNPVTAGREPLDDIMVLQEYIRGAHCKDVLIARSDKYWAQLGVQMGQGDLNLPKIFFDLLMLGSEKPQVQFLAIQMVVDYYAQGHRAESDLNTHVYNKKPTSVTCLADNLSETELQKSLHQERMDAQTGFQYCKNLVENLKMFGTQFVVESGYRVDRHPNVSGIMEL